A genomic region of Halomonas aestuarii contains the following coding sequences:
- the lpxC gene encoding UDP-3-O-acyl-N-acetylglucosamine deacetylase: MIRQRTLKNVIRATGVGLHSGKKVYLTLRPAPADTGIVFVRTDLEPEVQIPARAENVTDTTLCTALSSGGAKVATVEHLMSAFAGLGIDNAYVDVSAPEVPIMDGSAGPFVFLIQSAGIAEQAAPKKFIRIKREIVVREDDKEAIFLPHQGFKVSFAIDFDHPVFEDQSQTAMVDFSTTSFVKEVSRARTFGFMRDLEYLRSNDLALGGSLDNAIVVDDYRIVNEGGLRYDDEFVKHKVLDAIGDLYQLGYSLIGEFRGVKSGHALNNQLCRALLAQPEAWELVTFEGESEKAPISYAAPAMA, translated from the coding sequence ATGATCAGACAACGAACCCTGAAGAATGTCATCCGCGCCACCGGCGTCGGCCTGCACTCCGGCAAGAAGGTCTACTTGACGCTTCGGCCGGCACCGGCCGACACCGGCATCGTGTTCGTGCGTACCGACCTCGAACCCGAGGTGCAGATCCCGGCCCGCGCTGAGAACGTTACCGACACGACCCTGTGCACCGCGCTGTCCTCCGGCGGGGCCAAGGTCGCCACCGTCGAGCACCTGATGTCGGCCTTTGCCGGCCTTGGGATCGACAATGCCTACGTGGACGTCAGCGCCCCCGAGGTGCCGATCATGGATGGCAGTGCGGGTCCCTTCGTCTTCCTGATCCAGTCGGCCGGCATTGCCGAGCAGGCAGCGCCCAAGAAGTTCATCCGCATCAAGCGCGAGATCGTGGTGCGAGAGGATGACAAGGAAGCGATCTTCCTGCCCCACCAGGGCTTCAAGGTCTCTTTCGCCATCGACTTCGACCATCCGGTGTTCGAGGACCAGTCGCAGACCGCCATGGTGGACTTCTCCACCACCTCCTTTGTCAAGGAGGTGTCCCGTGCGCGGACCTTCGGTTTCATGCGCGACCTGGAATACCTTCGCTCCAATGACCTGGCGCTGGGTGGCAGCCTCGACAATGCCATCGTGGTCGACGACTACCGCATCGTGAATGAGGGCGGGCTGCGTTACGACGACGAGTTCGTCAAGCACAAGGTCCTCGATGCCATCGGCGACCTCTATCAGCTCGGCTATAGCCTCATCGGCGAGTTCCGCGGCGTGAAGTCGGGCCATGCCCTGAACAACCAGCTGTGTCGCGCGCTTCTGGCCCAGCCGGAAGCCTGGGAGCTGGTCACCTTCGAGGGCGAGTCCGAGAAGGCGCCGATCTCCTACGCCGCGCCCGCCATGGCCTGA
- the ftsZ gene encoding cell division protein FtsZ, translating into MFELVDSAPSSSAVIKVIGVGGGGGNAVNHMVESNIEGVEFICANTDAQALKRVAAKTVLQLGSEITKGLGAGANPDVGRQAAMEDRERIAELLGGADMVFITAGMGGGTGTGGAPVVAQVAKELGILTVAVVTRPFPFEGPKRMRAAEEGMKELSEHVDSLITIPNEKLLSVLGKSATLLTAFSAANDVLLGAVQGIAELITSPGIINVDFADVRTVMSEMGMAMMGTGGATGENRAREAAEKAIRSPLLEDIDLHGARGILVNITAGPDLSIGEFNDVGATVQEFASQDATIVVGTSIDMDMTDELRVTVVAAGLEGNKAQKPAARETSRRTEASGYRQRPQAAAGRAQATAPKAEPQEAPRPQAEKRPSQELDDYLDIPAFLRRQAD; encoded by the coding sequence ATGTTCGAACTGGTAGATAGCGCACCCTCCAGTAGCGCAGTCATCAAGGTCATCGGTGTCGGCGGCGGCGGCGGCAATGCCGTCAACCACATGGTCGAGAGCAACATCGAGGGCGTCGAGTTCATCTGCGCCAACACCGATGCCCAGGCGCTCAAGCGAGTCGCCGCCAAGACGGTGCTCCAGCTCGGCAGCGAGATCACCAAGGGGCTCGGTGCCGGGGCCAATCCCGATGTCGGCCGACAGGCCGCCATGGAGGATCGAGAGCGCATCGCCGAGCTGCTCGGCGGCGCCGACATGGTCTTCATCACCGCCGGCATGGGGGGTGGAACCGGCACCGGGGGAGCACCCGTCGTGGCCCAGGTGGCCAAGGAGCTGGGCATCCTCACCGTCGCGGTGGTGACGCGCCCCTTCCCGTTCGAGGGCCCGAAGCGCATGCGTGCCGCCGAGGAGGGCATGAAGGAGCTCTCCGAGCACGTCGACTCCCTGATCACCATCCCCAACGAGAAGCTGCTCTCGGTACTGGGCAAGAGCGCGACCCTGCTGACCGCCTTCAGCGCGGCCAACGACGTGCTGCTGGGCGCCGTTCAGGGGATCGCCGAGCTGATCACCAGTCCCGGTATCATCAACGTCGACTTCGCCGACGTGCGTACCGTGATGTCCGAGATGGGCATGGCGATGATGGGCACCGGCGGTGCCACCGGCGAGAATCGCGCCCGCGAGGCCGCCGAGAAGGCCATTCGCAGCCCGCTCCTCGAGGACATCGACCTGCACGGTGCCCGCGGCATCCTGGTCAACATCACGGCCGGCCCGGATCTCTCCATCGGCGAGTTCAACGACGTCGGTGCCACCGTCCAGGAGTTCGCTTCCCAGGATGCGACCATCGTGGTCGGCACCTCCATCGACATGGACATGACCGACGAGCTGCGCGTGACCGTGGTTGCCGCCGGGCTCGAAGGCAACAAGGCCCAGAAGCCGGCCGCCCGCGAGACCTCGCGTCGCACCGAGGCCAGCGGCTATCGCCAGCGTCCCCAGGCGGCTGCCGGCCGGGCCCAGGCCACGGCTCCCAAGGCCGAGCCCCAGGAGGCGCCGCGGCCCCAGGCCGAGAAGCGTCCCTCCCAGGAGCTCGATGACTATCTGGACATTCCGGCCTTCCTGCGACGTCAGGCTGATTGA
- the ftsA gene encoding cell division protein FtsA, producing MAGPSNASNMVVGLDIGTSKVVAIVGQPTDDGGIEIAGIGSHPSRGMKKGVVINIESTVQSIQRAVEEAELMAGCDIHSVYVGIAGSHISSMNSDGVVAIKEREVASTDIDRVIDSARARAISEGQRVLHVLPQEFAIDTQGGIREPLGMSGVRLEARVHLVTAALNAVQNIEKCVRRCGLEVDSIILEQLASSHAVLTEDERELGVCMVDIGGGTTDIAVFTEGAIRHTSVIPIAGDQVTNDIAMALRTPSQHAEEIKVKYACALTQLAASDEMIKVPSVGDRPARDLSRQSLAEVVEPRYEELFTLVRDELRRSGYEDLVAAGVVLTGGTSRMEGVVELAEEIFHMPVRIACPQNVRGLADVVRNPIYSTGVGLLHYALLETRQGHGRQQAGGSIAAQPRRDDITRRDAGEGTPALARIKGWFKGNF from the coding sequence ATGGCAGGTCCATCCAATGCGTCCAATATGGTAGTCGGGCTGGATATCGGAACATCCAAGGTCGTGGCGATCGTGGGTCAGCCCACCGACGATGGTGGGATCGAAATCGCCGGTATCGGCTCACACCCTTCACGTGGCATGAAGAAGGGCGTGGTGATCAATATCGAGTCGACGGTGCAGTCCATACAGCGCGCCGTGGAAGAGGCTGAACTGATGGCCGGTTGCGATATCCACTCCGTCTATGTGGGCATCGCCGGCAGTCACATCAGCTCCATGAACTCCGATGGCGTGGTGGCGATCAAGGAGCGCGAGGTCGCCTCCACGGATATCGATCGTGTCATCGACTCCGCCCGGGCCCGGGCCATCTCCGAAGGACAGCGGGTGCTGCACGTCCTGCCCCAGGAGTTCGCCATCGATACCCAAGGCGGTATCCGCGAACCGCTCGGCATGTCCGGGGTCCGCCTCGAGGCACGGGTCCACCTGGTCACCGCCGCCCTGAATGCCGTCCAGAACATCGAGAAGTGCGTGCGACGCTGCGGGCTCGAGGTGGATTCGATCATCCTCGAGCAGCTGGCGTCCAGCCATGCGGTCCTCACCGAGGACGAGCGCGAACTCGGCGTCTGCATGGTGGACATCGGCGGCGGCACCACCGACATCGCGGTGTTCACCGAGGGGGCCATTCGCCATACCTCGGTGATTCCCATTGCCGGTGACCAGGTCACCAACGATATCGCCATGGCGTTGCGCACGCCCTCGCAGCACGCCGAGGAGATCAAGGTCAAGTACGCCTGCGCGCTGACCCAGCTCGCCGCCAGTGACGAGATGATCAAGGTCCCGAGCGTGGGAGACCGGCCGGCCCGGGACCTGTCCCGCCAGTCGCTGGCCGAGGTCGTGGAGCCTCGTTACGAGGAACTCTTCACCCTGGTGCGAGACGAGCTGCGTCGCAGCGGCTATGAGGACCTCGTCGCCGCCGGGGTGGTCCTGACCGGCGGCACCTCGCGCATGGAGGGGGTGGTCGAGCTGGCCGAGGAGATCTTCCACATGCCGGTACGTATCGCCTGCCCGCAGAACGTGCGCGGGCTGGCGGACGTGGTGCGCAATCCGATTTATTCGACGGGTGTCGGTCTGCTGCATTACGCTCTACTGGAAACCCGTCAGGGGCATGGCCGCCAGCAGGCTGGGGGCAGTATCGCGGCGCAACCGAGGCGTGACGACATTACCCGGCGTGACGCAGGGGAAGGGACTCCGGCGTTGGCAAGGATCAAGGGCTGGTTCAAAGGAAATTTCTGA
- a CDS encoding cell division protein FtsQ/DivIB, with protein MAARGSLVGVLLLALLLGAGGRALWVWLDRPIERVSVRGDLNYVSADYLRTRLAPLIQGQTWLSVDLPALRRRAREIGWLKEVSVSREWPDALTFDLVEQLPVARWSDGHLLNAEGEPFAFGPVAPPDDLPDLAGPPDSGAEVLDYRARLASRLASLGLEVRQLRLEPRGAWRFQLEGGVWVMLGRNDRASRLGRLVAAWERELGPLASHIRYIDLRYPNGVAVAWHGETEPLEEQSAADG; from the coding sequence ATGGCGGCACGGGGAAGCCTCGTCGGGGTGCTGCTGCTGGCGCTGCTGCTGGGCGCCGGGGGGCGGGCGCTGTGGGTCTGGCTGGACCGTCCCATCGAGCGGGTCTCGGTGCGTGGTGACCTGAACTACGTCAGCGCCGACTATCTTCGTACCCGGCTGGCGCCGCTGATCCAGGGCCAGACCTGGCTCTCCGTCGACCTGCCGGCGTTGCGCCGCCGGGCCCGGGAAATTGGCTGGTTGAAGGAGGTGAGTGTCAGTCGCGAGTGGCCCGATGCCCTGACCTTCGACCTGGTCGAGCAGTTGCCGGTGGCGCGCTGGAGCGACGGGCACCTGCTCAATGCCGAGGGCGAGCCCTTTGCCTTCGGCCCGGTCGCGCCGCCCGATGACCTGCCTGACCTGGCCGGTCCGCCCGACAGCGGTGCGGAGGTCCTGGACTATCGGGCCCGGCTGGCCTCGCGGCTCGCCTCCCTGGGGCTCGAGGTGCGCCAGTTGCGTCTCGAGCCGCGCGGGGCTTGGCGTTTCCAGCTCGAGGGAGGGGTCTGGGTGATGCTCGGCCGCAACGATCGCGCATCCCGCCTGGGTCGACTCGTCGCGGCCTGGGAGCGTGAACTGGGGCCTCTGGCATCGCATATTCGTTACATTGACCTGCGTTATCCCAACGGCGTCGCCGTGGCCTGGCACGGCGAAACCGAACCCCTCGAGGAGCAGTCGGCGGCAGACGGTTGA
- a CDS encoding D-alanine--D-alanine ligase — protein sequence MMRDKGRVVVLYGGRSAEREVSLKSGEAVLASLKRSGVDAIGYDPADGGLVGLEALAPDHVFIALHGRGGEDGSLQGALELLDIPYTGSGVLASALGMDKQRTKLVWQALGLPTPECVMLGPDADWQSVVDRLGLPLIVKPVHEGSTLGISIVDSRDALEAAYRDAARFDARVMAERFIEGEEYTVSLLGGDVLPAIRVEVPSGFYDYEAKYLSNDTRYHLPCGLSGEEEADLADLCREAFAAIGAEGWGRIDVMRDGHGRFWLIEVNTVPGMTDHSLVPQSAAHAGIDFDTLVLRILATAEERR from the coding sequence ATGATGCGCGATAAGGGCCGGGTGGTGGTGCTCTACGGCGGACGGTCCGCCGAGCGAGAGGTGTCGCTGAAGAGTGGGGAGGCCGTGCTGGCGTCCCTGAAGCGCTCGGGGGTGGATGCCATTGGCTACGATCCCGCCGATGGCGGGCTGGTCGGCCTGGAGGCCCTGGCGCCGGACCACGTCTTCATCGCGCTGCATGGCCGCGGGGGCGAGGACGGTAGCCTCCAGGGCGCGCTGGAGCTGCTGGACATTCCCTACACCGGCAGCGGGGTACTGGCCTCGGCGCTAGGCATGGACAAGCAGCGCACCAAGCTGGTCTGGCAGGCGCTGGGCTTGCCGACCCCGGAGTGCGTGATGCTCGGCCCCGACGCCGACTGGCAGTCGGTGGTCGACCGTCTCGGCCTGCCGTTGATCGTCAAGCCGGTGCACGAGGGCTCGACCCTGGGCATCAGCATCGTCGACAGCCGTGACGCCCTGGAGGCGGCCTATCGCGATGCGGCCCGATTCGATGCCCGTGTGATGGCCGAGCGCTTCATCGAAGGGGAAGAGTACACGGTATCGCTGCTCGGCGGCGACGTCCTCCCGGCCATCCGTGTCGAGGTTCCCAGTGGCTTCTACGACTACGAGGCCAAGTACCTCTCGAACGACACTCGCTACCACCTGCCCTGTGGCCTGTCCGGTGAAGAGGAGGCCGACCTCGCCGACCTCTGCCGTGAGGCCTTCGCGGCCATCGGCGCCGAGGGGTGGGGGCGCATCGACGTGATGCGCGACGGCCATGGCCGGTTCTGGCTGATCGAGGTCAATACCGTGCCGGGCATGACCGACCACAGCCTGGTGCCCCAGTCGGCGGCCCACGCGGGCATCGATTTCGATACCCTCGTGCTGCGCATCCTGGCCACCGCCGAGGAGCGGCGCTAG
- the murC gene encoding UDP-N-acetylmuramate--L-alanine ligase, whose amino-acid sequence MRRIRRIHFVGIGGAGMCGIAEVLANQGYVVSGSDLKASPVVARLEQCGIRVALGHDAENAVGADVVVVSTAVDETNPEIRWAHEHRVPVVRRAEMLAELMRFRHGIAVAGTHGKTTTTSLTATLLGEGGLDPTFVIGGKLTSAGTNARLGEGDFLVAEADESDASFLHLQPMVSIVTNIDADHMDTYGGDFERLKGTFIEFLHNLPFYGLAILCIDDAHVRGLLDQVSRQFVTYGFSEDADYRIEEFVQLAGEVRFTAVRPEGLAPLEVRLAMPGRHNALNALAAIAVASDAGVADDAILRGLAHFEGVGRRFQVHGHYLAPEGEGQVMLVDDYGHHPREVEMVIDAVRAGWPDRRLVMVYQPHRYSRTRDLYEDFVRVLAEVDTLLLLDVYSAGEAPLTGADGRTLAGSIRQRGGVDPIFVQDKSELPGLLARVLRPDDILITQGAGDIGGIAQRLADAALNLDEVTL is encoded by the coding sequence ATGCGTCGTATCCGGCGCATCCATTTCGTCGGCATCGGGGGGGCCGGCATGTGCGGCATCGCCGAGGTGCTGGCCAACCAGGGCTATGTGGTCAGTGGCAGCGACCTGAAGGCCTCGCCGGTGGTGGCCCGGCTGGAACAGTGCGGCATCCGCGTGGCCCTCGGCCATGACGCCGAGAACGCCGTGGGTGCCGACGTGGTGGTGGTGTCCACCGCCGTGGACGAGACCAACCCCGAGATCCGCTGGGCCCACGAGCACCGTGTGCCGGTGGTGCGCCGCGCCGAGATGCTCGCCGAGCTGATGCGGTTCCGCCACGGCATCGCCGTGGCCGGTACCCACGGCAAGACCACCACCACCAGCCTCACGGCCACCCTGCTCGGCGAGGGCGGGCTCGACCCCACCTTCGTGATCGGCGGCAAGCTGACCAGTGCCGGCACCAATGCGCGGCTGGGCGAGGGCGACTTCCTGGTGGCGGAGGCGGACGAATCCGATGCCTCCTTCCTGCACCTGCAGCCCATGGTGTCGATCGTCACCAACATCGACGCCGACCACATGGACACCTACGGAGGCGACTTCGAGCGCCTCAAGGGCACCTTCATCGAGTTCCTGCACAACCTGCCGTTCTACGGGCTGGCGATCCTGTGCATCGATGATGCCCACGTGCGCGGGCTGCTCGACCAGGTCAGTCGACAGTTCGTGACCTACGGCTTCAGCGAGGATGCCGACTACCGCATCGAGGAATTCGTCCAGCTGGCCGGCGAGGTGCGCTTCACCGCCGTACGGCCGGAGGGGCTGGCGCCGCTTGAGGTGCGCCTCGCCATGCCGGGACGCCATAACGCGCTCAATGCCCTGGCGGCGATCGCCGTGGCCAGCGATGCCGGCGTGGCCGACGACGCGATCCTGCGCGGCCTGGCCCACTTCGAGGGGGTGGGACGCCGCTTCCAGGTGCATGGCCACTACCTGGCCCCGGAGGGCGAGGGGCAGGTGATGCTGGTGGACGACTATGGCCACCACCCCCGCGAGGTGGAGATGGTGATCGACGCGGTCCGGGCGGGCTGGCCAGACCGGCGCCTGGTGATGGTCTACCAGCCGCACCGCTATTCCCGGACCCGCGACCTCTACGAGGACTTCGTTCGGGTGCTGGCCGAGGTCGACACCCTGCTGCTGCTGGACGTCTACAGCGCGGGAGAGGCGCCACTGACCGGGGCGGATGGCCGTACCCTGGCCGGCTCGATCCGCCAGCGCGGCGGGGTCGACCCGATCTTCGTCCAGGACAAGAGCGAACTGCCGGGCCTGCTCGCGAGGGTGCTGCGTCCCGACGATATCCTGATCACCCAGGGGGCCGGTGATATCGGCGGGATCGCCCAGCGCCTGGCCGATGCGGCCCTGAATCTCGATGAGGTGACGCTATGA
- the murG gene encoding undecaprenyldiphospho-muramoylpentapeptide beta-N-acetylglucosaminyltransferase has translation MSRHPGRRVLIMAGGTGGHVIPALSLARGLAEAGVEVAWLGSPRGIENRLVPEAGIPLSRIAVSGLRGNGLAGWLLAPFNLMRAVWQAGRVIRDLDPQLVVGLGGFASGPGGLAAWLMRRPLVIHEQNAVAGLTNRALSHLARRVYAAFPQAFPGRAEVIGNPVRAEIADLGQAPRRAAGMAGRRLRLLVVGGSLGAQALNERLPEALASLPEAHRPEVRHQAGRDKDQATRAGYREQAVEAEVTAFIDDMAAAYDWADLVVCRAGALTVAELAAAAKPALFVPFPHAVDDHQTANARALVEQQAARLIPQQEMSAATLAECLATLLDPDTLATMAARARACAHLDAVERLVAGCMETGFE, from the coding sequence ATGAGTCGACACCCAGGACGTCGCGTACTGATCATGGCCGGCGGCACCGGGGGACACGTCATCCCGGCCCTGTCGCTGGCCCGCGGGCTGGCAGAGGCGGGGGTCGAGGTCGCCTGGCTCGGCAGCCCGCGGGGCATCGAGAACCGCCTGGTCCCCGAGGCCGGCATCCCCCTGTCGCGCATCGCCGTGAGCGGCCTGCGTGGCAACGGCCTGGCCGGCTGGCTGCTGGCGCCCTTCAACCTGATGCGGGCGGTCTGGCAGGCGGGCCGGGTCATCCGCGACCTCGACCCGCAGCTGGTCGTCGGCCTGGGAGGCTTCGCCAGCGGGCCCGGCGGCCTGGCGGCCTGGCTGATGCGCCGACCGCTGGTGATCCACGAGCAGAATGCCGTCGCCGGGCTGACCAATCGCGCCCTCTCGCACCTGGCGCGGCGCGTCTACGCCGCCTTTCCCCAGGCCTTTCCCGGCCGGGCCGAGGTGATCGGCAACCCGGTGCGCGCCGAGATCGCCGACCTCGGCCAGGCGCCCAGGCGCGCGGCCGGGATGGCGGGCCGGCGACTGCGCCTGCTGGTGGTGGGCGGGTCCCTGGGGGCCCAGGCCCTCAACGAACGCCTGCCCGAGGCGCTGGCCTCCCTGCCCGAGGCGCACCGCCCCGAGGTGCGCCACCAGGCCGGCCGCGACAAGGACCAGGCGACCCGCGCCGGGTATCGTGAACAGGCCGTCGAGGCCGAGGTGACGGCCTTCATCGACGACATGGCGGCGGCCTACGACTGGGCCGACCTGGTGGTCTGCCGGGCCGGCGCCCTGACCGTGGCGGAGCTGGCCGCCGCGGCGAAGCCGGCCCTCTTCGTGCCCTTCCCCCATGCGGTGGATGATCACCAGACGGCCAATGCCCGGGCGCTGGTCGAGCAGCAGGCGGCCCGGCTGATCCCCCAGCAGGAAATGAGCGCAGCGACGCTGGCCGAGTGCCTGGCGACGCTGCTGGACCCCGACACTCTCGCCACCATGGCGGCACGGGCCCGTGCCTGTGCCCATCTCGACGCCGTCGAGCGCCTGGTGGCCGGTTGCATGGAGACAGGTTTTGAGTGA
- the ftsW gene encoding putative lipid II flippase FtsW: MSGLRRRLSTADHPFDGWLVLASLALLLTGWVMVTSASSEVASSLTGNAWYFSLRHGTFLLVALAVGALALRVPLAWWKANGPLLLLVGLVLLLLVLLVGREVNGSRRWLSLPGVPFNLQASEVAKLCLIVYLAGYLERFLPLVRREWGAFLRPLVVMALVAGLLILEPDYGAVVVMTGAVMGMLLMAGAPWGRFLVLLLLVGALGALAAVAEPYRMARLTSFADPWADQFASGYQLTQALIAFGRGHWLGMGLGNSVQKLFYLPEAHTDFVFAVLAEELGLVGAIAVVGLFALLIWRAMAVGRRAELAGLAFAAYLSYGFALVIGAQAFINIAVSTGMLPTKGLTLPLLSYGGSSLVVSCVMVALLLRADIETREARRRARPTATRSAPPRKASGPGTPPGPGKRQGHAS, translated from the coding sequence ATGAGCGGTCTGCGACGGAGGTTGAGCACCGCCGACCACCCCTTCGACGGCTGGCTGGTGCTGGCCTCGCTTGCCCTGCTGCTGACCGGCTGGGTGATGGTGACCTCGGCCTCCAGCGAGGTGGCCTCGAGCCTCACCGGCAACGCCTGGTACTTCAGCCTGCGACACGGGACCTTCCTTCTGGTGGCCCTCGCGGTCGGGGCGCTGGCCCTGCGCGTTCCCCTGGCCTGGTGGAAGGCCAACGGCCCGCTGCTGCTGCTGGTGGGCCTGGTGCTGCTGCTGCTGGTGCTGCTGGTGGGGCGCGAGGTCAACGGCAGCCGGCGCTGGCTCTCCCTGCCGGGCGTGCCCTTCAACCTGCAGGCCTCGGAGGTCGCCAAGCTCTGCCTGATCGTCTACCTGGCCGGCTACCTGGAGCGCTTCCTGCCGCTGGTGAGGCGGGAGTGGGGCGCCTTCCTGCGCCCCCTGGTGGTGATGGCCCTGGTCGCGGGGCTGCTGATCCTCGAGCCCGACTATGGTGCCGTGGTGGTGATGACCGGGGCGGTGATGGGCATGCTGCTGATGGCCGGCGCCCCCTGGGGGCGTTTCCTGGTGCTGCTGCTGCTGGTGGGGGCCCTCGGGGCCCTGGCCGCCGTGGCCGAGCCGTACCGGATGGCCCGCCTGACGAGTTTCGCCGACCCCTGGGCCGACCAGTTCGCCAGCGGCTACCAGCTGACCCAGGCCCTGATCGCCTTCGGCCGGGGCCACTGGCTGGGCATGGGCCTCGGCAACAGCGTGCAGAAGCTGTTCTATCTGCCCGAGGCCCACACCGACTTCGTCTTCGCGGTGCTGGCCGAGGAGCTCGGCCTGGTCGGCGCCATCGCCGTGGTCGGGCTCTTCGCCCTGCTGATCTGGCGCGCCATGGCCGTGGGGCGGCGGGCCGAGCTGGCAGGCCTGGCCTTTGCCGCCTACCTGAGTTACGGCTTCGCACTGGTCATCGGGGCCCAGGCCTTCATCAACATCGCCGTGAGCACCGGCATGCTGCCGACCAAGGGGCTGACCCTGCCGCTGCTCAGCTACGGGGGGTCGAGCCTGGTGGTGAGCTGCGTGATGGTCGCCCTGCTGCTGCGTGCCGATATCGAGACCCGCGAGGCACGCCGGCGGGCCCGGCCCACGGCCACCCGCTCGGCCCCGCCACGCAAGGCATCAGGCCCCGGCACGCCACCGGGGCCCGGCAAGAGACAAGGACACGCCTCATGA
- the murD gene encoding UDP-N-acetylmuramoyl-L-alanine--D-glutamate ligase, translating into MLKVPKGTTLVVGLGVSGRAICRHLSRLGVPFMVADTRAAPPGLDDFRAAHPGIRIHCGSLTDLDLCEVEEVVVSPGIDPHAPGLAELAGRTREATGEPLLVGEIALFVRAARAPIAAITGSNAKSTVTTLVGEMAREAGRRVAVGGNLGTPALDLLVDAPEAECYVLELSSFQLETTPRLGAETAAFLNLSEDHLDRHGDMAGYRAAKLGIFRGARHGVVNAEDPMTWPATPLPAEDRFTTRAPQDGEWGIGRHRGADWLMHGEVPLMPAAEMRLPGRHNQANALAAMAMGRRLGLPMPAMIEVLRRFPGLPHRGELVAEVDGVRWINDSKGTNVGATLAAIAGLGPTLTGRLILLAGGMGKGADFTPLASPLARHGREAILFGRDADRLAQALDGRLPVTRVEDLSRALARAARIAEPGDCVLLSPACASLDQFKDYQERGECFREAVLRLAEESA; encoded by the coding sequence ATGCTCAAGGTGCCGAAGGGAACGACGCTGGTGGTCGGGCTCGGAGTATCCGGGCGGGCCATCTGTCGCCACCTGAGCCGGCTTGGCGTCCCCTTTATGGTCGCCGACACCCGGGCCGCGCCGCCCGGGCTCGATGACTTCCGGGCCGCCCATCCGGGTATCCGCATCCACTGCGGGTCGCTCACCGACCTCGATCTCTGCGAGGTGGAGGAGGTCGTGGTCAGCCCGGGCATCGACCCGCACGCCCCGGGCCTCGCCGAGCTTGCCGGACGCACCCGCGAGGCCACCGGTGAGCCGCTGCTGGTGGGCGAGATCGCGCTCTTCGTGCGCGCGGCCCGGGCGCCCATCGCCGCCATCACCGGGTCGAACGCCAAGTCCACGGTCACCACCCTGGTGGGGGAGATGGCCCGCGAGGCCGGGCGCCGGGTCGCCGTGGGCGGCAACCTTGGCACGCCCGCCCTCGACCTGCTGGTTGATGCGCCCGAGGCCGAGTGCTACGTGCTGGAGCTCTCCAGCTTCCAGCTCGAGACCACGCCGAGGCTGGGCGCCGAGACGGCGGCCTTCCTCAACCTCTCCGAGGACCACCTGGACCGCCACGGCGACATGGCCGGCTACCGTGCCGCCAAGCTGGGCATCTTCCGCGGCGCCCGGCATGGCGTGGTCAACGCCGAGGACCCCATGACCTGGCCGGCGACGCCGCTGCCTGCCGAGGACCGCTTCACCACCCGCGCCCCGCAGGACGGGGAATGGGGGATCGGCCGCCACCGGGGGGCCGACTGGCTGATGCACGGGGAGGTGCCGCTGATGCCCGCCGCCGAGATGCGCCTGCCCGGACGCCACAACCAGGCCAATGCGCTGGCCGCCATGGCGATGGGGCGCCGCCTCGGGCTGCCGATGCCGGCGATGATCGAGGTGCTGCGGCGCTTTCCCGGGCTGCCCCATCGCGGCGAGCTGGTGGCCGAGGTCGATGGCGTGCGCTGGATCAACGACTCCAAGGGCACCAATGTCGGCGCGACCCTGGCCGCCATCGCGGGCCTCGGGCCGACCCTGACGGGGCGGCTGATCCTGCTGGCCGGCGGGATGGGCAAGGGGGCGGACTTCACCCCGTTGGCCTCGCCGCTGGCCCGCCACGGCCGCGAGGCGATCCTCTTCGGCCGCGACGCCGACCGCCTCGCCCAGGCCCTGGACGGCCGGCTGCCGGTGACCCGGGTGGAGGACCTGTCCCGGGCCCTCGCGAGGGCGGCCAGGATCGCCGAACCGGGCGACTGCGTGCTGCTCTCGCCGGCCTGTGCGAGCCTCGACCAGTTCAAAGACTACCAGGAACGCGGCGAATGCTTTCGCGAGGCGGTCCTGCGACTGGCGGAGGAGAGCGCATGA